In Leptolyngbya sp. O-77, the genomic window TTCCAGATTGTTCAGATTAGACGATGGCACAGATCAGCCGCCCCGAAGCCCCAAACAATTCCCTCCAGCCTATCAGACCCAGGGCGATCGCCGTTGCTCTAGCCAGTCCGTTGGCTCAGCTAGGTGATCTGGTGATCTCGGTAACCTGGTCATCTAGTCAATAATCCTGGCAGGAATGCCCACTGCCGTTTTGCCTGCGGGCACATCCTTCAACACGACAGCGTTTGCACCCACATTTGCATCGTCGCCCAGCGTCACTGCACCCAGAATCTTCGCCCCCGCGCCTACATTCACCCGCTTGCCGAGGCGGGGTGCTTCGGTCGGGCGATCGAGATAGCGGTTGCCCATCGTCACGCCCTGACGAATCACGCTGTCGTCGCCGATCACCGTTTGTCCATGAATCACGATCGCCCCTTGGTGTTCAATAATCACGCGCCGCCCAAGCTGCACCGTGTAAGGCAGTTCGATCCCGTAAACATTGCGAACATGGCGAAACATGGCCCGGTAGAGAATGCTGAAGGGGGCCCTCAGCAGCTTCGGCTCAATGCCCATGCGCCACACGCCAAAGCGATGCACCGCCACGGCACGAAACCCAGGCTTCGTCCAATCGCGGCCGTGGGCGATCCAGTCTTCTTTGATCTGCTGCCACAGCGACAACGGCGCATCCTCTGAAGCGGCAGACATCATGGAGGGGTCAGTATGAGCAACCATAGGTCGGGGTTTGAAGTTTGGGACTGGGGATGTGGTGAGATATCGGTTTAAGCCACTTAAGCCACGAGGGGTTGGGGGGATTAAAGCCCTGGATCTGACTCCAAAACCTCGCCAGACTTTTTGCTAATGCCAGACTTTTTGCTAGCGCCAGATCACGAGCAGCGGGCAGGCTTAATTTCGGCTCCCTTTAGAAACACGCTGTTGGCGATGAAATCGGACAGGAAATTGGGCGGGTCGGCATCGGGCTTTTGCTGGAGGACGCGCCGCAACCGCCATAGGGCAAAGGTGCTAGCCCACACAGCATCGGTCGCCGCGGCATAGAGCCAGCCGTGGTTTTTGACAAAATAGCGGCGGCGCGAGTCAAACCAATATTGTGGGCGACGCTTGGGCGCTTGCTTTTGGTTAGTGACACCGGAGCTTTGCCCCACCAGATGCACGACGCGGCTCTCTGGCACATACCAGCAGGGCCAACCAGCGCGATGGGCTTGCAGGCAAAAGTCCATCTCTTCGTAATACATGAAGTATTCTTCGTCCATCAGCCCGACGGCATCGAACACGTCCCGGCGGATGATCATGCTAGCTCCGGCCACCCAGTCGGTCTGAAAGGTGTCATCAGACACAGGCGGTGCAACCGTCCAGCGGTTTAGCAGCTTGCTGACGATGCCTAGCCGCAGCCCGTCGTCAATTTCGCTGAATAGCGTGTGAAACCGGAAGGCTGAGCGCTGGGGCGTGCCGTCGGGATCTTCTAGCCGACTGCCCGCAATGCCGACGGTGGGATGCTCGTCCATAAACTGAACCAGCACTTGCAGCGCTCGCGGACGGACAATCGTGTCCGGATTCAGCAGCAACACGTAGTCTGGCGGGTGTGCGGATTGTAGCGCTGGCCGAATCGCCGCATTGTTGCCATAGGCAAAGCCGCCGTTTTTCGGTAAGGGCATAAAGGTACACCAGGATTCCCAGCCCTCAGCGGCGATCGCCCCACTAATTCGTTCCACCGAATCATCCGGCGATAGGTTATCGGTCACCACCACGCGGGTATCGGGCATGGCCTGAATTTCGGGGACGAGCGATCGCAGCGTGTCAATCGTCAGGTCGGGCGTTCGATAGTTCACAATCACCACCAGCAGGCGGGTTGCCGGGGTCAGCGGTAAAGATTGAGTCATAGAGGTTGATCAAAAACGCGCACAACTGGGTTGCTTTGGGCTAGCGATGGGTCGATCAAT contains:
- a CDS encoding glycosyltransferase family 2 protein, giving the protein MTQSLPLTPATRLLVVIVNYRTPDLTIDTLRSLVPEIQAMPDTRVVVTDNLSPDDSVERISGAIAAEGWESWCTFMPLPKNGGFAYGNNAAIRPALQSAHPPDYVLLLNPDTIVRPRALQVLVQFMDEHPTVGIAGSRLEDPDGTPQRSAFRFHTLFSEIDDGLRLGIVSKLLNRWTVAPPVSDDTFQTDWVAGASMIIRRDVFDAVGLMDEEYFMYYEEMDFCLQAHRAGWPCWYVPESRVVHLVGQSSGVTNQKQAPKRRPQYWFDSRRRYFVKNHGWLYAAATDAVWASTFALWRLRRVLQQKPDADPPNFLSDFIANSVFLKGAEIKPARCS
- a CDS encoding serine O-acetyltransferase produces the protein MVAHTDPSMMSAASEDAPLSLWQQIKEDWIAHGRDWTKPGFRAVAVHRFGVWRMGIEPKLLRAPFSILYRAMFRHVRNVYGIELPYTVQLGRRVIIEHQGAIVIHGQTVIGDDSVIRQGVTMGNRYLDRPTEAPRLGKRVNVGAGAKILGAVTLGDDANVGANAVVLKDVPAGKTAVGIPARIID